CGGTCTGAAGGTGCCGGAGAGCGGGACGGCGCATACTCGCGACGAGGCGACCAAAATTTTAGAGAAGGTGGGATTCCCGGCCATTATCCGGCCGTCCTTTACGATGGGCGGCACCGGCGGCAACATTGCCTACAATCGGGAAGAGTTCGAAAAGCTGATCGACTGGGCGCTGGCAATGAGCCCGGTCAGCCAGGTGCTGATCGAGCGGTCGTTGATCGGCTGGAAAGAATATGAACTGGAGGTCATGCGTGATCTCAAGGACAACGTGGTCATCGTCTGTCCGATCGAGAACCTGGATCCCATGGGGGTCCACACGGGAGACAGCATCACCGTGGCGCCGGCCATGACCCTGACCGATAAAGAGTATCAGCGCATGCGCGATGCGGCGTTGCGGATTATTCGCGAGATCGGCGTCGATACGGGCGGCTCCAACATTCAGTTCGGCCTGAACCCTGACAACGGGGAGATGATCATCATCGAAATGAATCCGCGGGTCTCGCGGAGTTCGGCGCTGGCGTCGAAGGCCACCGGATTCCCGATTGCCAAGATTGCCGCCAAGCTGGCGGTGGGCTATACGCTGGACGAAATCACCAACGACATTACCGGTGTGACGAAGGCTTCCTTCGAGCCGACCATCGATTACGTGGTCGTCAAGATTCCGCGTTTTGCGTTTCAGAAGTTCAAGGGAGCGGACCCGACCCTGACCACGCAAATGAAGTCGGTGGGCGAAGTGATGGCCATCGGCCGGACCTTCAAGGAGTCGCTCCAAAAAGCGATCCGTTCGCTCGAATTGGATTTGAACGGACTGGCCTCGCGCCTGGGGATCGATCGGGGCATTCCCGCGGAGTTCAATCGAACAGAGGCGTTGGAAAAGATTCGGAGAACCTTGAAGACCCCTTTGCCGGAGCGGCTCTGGTATCTCGCTGACGGGATCAGACTTGGGATGACGAATGAAGAACTCTTTGCGATCACCAAAATCGATCCCTGGTTTCTCGAACAGATTCGCGATCTGATCGGGTTTGAACAACGCCTTCAGACCCAGGCGGGCAATGCGTCGGCGGCCCTGGCCGGCGGGCTGCTGTGGGAAGCCAAGGAGTGGGGATTCTCCGACGACCGGATCGGCCAATTGCTCGGCGTCGAGGCGGCTGTCGTCCGCAAGGCGCGCATGGGCTCTGGGCCATCCGCTCGGTCCGTTACCTATAAGCGGGTGGATACCTGTGCGGCGGAGTTCGAGGCGCATACTCCCTACCTCTATTCGACCTACGGCAGCGAGTGTGAGTCACGGCCTTCCGATCGGAAGAAGGTGGTGATCCTGGGCGGCGGGCCCAACCGGATCGGGCAGGGGATCGAGTTCGACTACTGTTGCGTGCATGCCGCGATGGCGTTGCGCGACGAAGGCGTCGAAACGATCATGGTGAATTGCAATCCCGAAACCGTCAGCACCGACTATGACACGTCCGACCGCCTCTATTTCGAGCCGCTGACGGAGGAAGATGTGCTGAACATCGTCCATCGGGAGCAGCCGCTGGGGGTGGTGTTGCAGTTCGGCGGGCAGACGCCGTTGAAGCTGGCCTTGCCGCTCTCCAAAGCGGGGGTGAACATTCTAGGGACGAGTCCCGAGGCGATCGATCGGGCGGAGGATCGGGAACGGTTCCGTGATTTATTGAACAAGCTGGGGCTGCGGCAGGCCGAGAGCGGCATGGCGCGTTCGGTCGAAGAAGCGGTGCAGATTGCCGGGACAATCAGCTATCCGGTCATGGTGCGGCCTTCCTACGTGTTGGGCGGCCGGTCCATGCAGATCGTCTACGATGAAGGCGGGTTGTTGGAATACATGCGCTCGGCGGTCAAGGCCTCGCCGAAGCATCCGGTTTTGATCGACAAGTATCTTGCGGATGCGATCGAAATCGACGCCGATGCCATTTCAGACGGCAAGACAGTCGTCGTCGCCGGGATCATGGAGCACATCGAAGAGGCGGGCGTGCATTCCGGAGACTCGGCCTGTTCCTTGCCGCCCTATACCTTGGATAAGGCTCTTGTGAACGAGATCGAGCGGCAGATGAAAGCCTTGGCGATCGAATTGGGCGTGGTGGGGTTGATGAATGCCCAATTCGCGGTGAAGGACAAGACGGTCTATGTCCTTGAAGTGAATCCGCGCGGGTCGCGCACCGTGCCGTTCGTCAGCAAAGCGATCGGTGCGCCGCTGGCGAAATTGGCGATGAAAGTGATGCTGGGCAAGTCTCTCTCCGAATTGGGTTTCACGGCAGCGCCGCAGCCGAAGCATCTCTCGGTCAAGGAAGCGGTCTTCCCGTTCAATAAGTTTCCGGGTGTCGATGTGCTGCTCGGGCCTGAGATGAAGTCCACCGGCGAAGTCATGGGTATCGACAGCGATTTCGGCTGGGCCTTTGCCAAGTCGCAGGCGGGAGCTGGTTCGAGTCTGCCGAAAAGCGGGACGGCGTTCATTAGCGTGAAAGATACCGATCGTCCTGCGGCCTGGGATGTGGCCACGCGTTTGCGGAAGTTGGGCTTTCAAATTCAGGCCACGAGCGGAACGGCAGGGTTCTTGAAAGAGCAAGGCGTGGAAGTGGAAGTGGTCCATAAAGTCAAAGAAGGGCGGCCACATGTCGTCGACCATATCAAGAACGGAATGGTTGCTCTGGTGGTGAATACGGTGCGAACGGCATCCGCCCATACCGATTCGCTGTCGATCCGACGTGAAGCCCTCCAGAAGGGGGTGCCGTATTACACCACGATGCGGGGTGCATTGGCGGCTGTGATGGGGATTGAAGCCCTGACAAAGAAAGAATTGTCCATTCGGTCGCTGCAAGAGTATCATCGGGGCTAGCTTGGGAGGAGACCAGAGAGACCATGCCTACACCGATTACGAAAAAAGGATTTGAGGCCCTCAAGGCGGAGCTGGATCGCCTGCGGAAAGTCGAGCGGCCCAATGTGATCGAAGCCATCGCCGAAGCGCGTGCCCATGGCGATTTGAGCGAGAACGCCGAGTATGATGCGGCCAAGGAACGGCAAGGCTTTATCGAGTCGCGCATTATCGAGATCGAATCGAAGCTGGCCGACGCGCGGGTGGTTGAGATTGCCGCCGGCCGGATCACGGAGACGGTGGTCTTCGGGTCCACGGTGCTGGTGATCGAGCAGGAGTCGCAATCCAAGAAGCAGTATACGCTGGTAGGGCAGGACGAAGCCGATATGAAGTTCAACAAGATCTCCATTCAGTCTCCGGTGGGCCGCGCGTTGATCGGCAAGCGCGTCGGCGACTTCGTCGAAGTCACCACGCCGGTGAAAATGGTCGAGTACGAAGTGGTGGAGATCAAGTTCGAGGAACTGTGACGTGCCGTCGGCACTCCCGCTCATCACCCTCCTGACCGACTTCGGTGAGCGCGATTGGTTCGTCGCCAGCATGAAAGGGGTGATCCTCTCGATCAACCCCGCAGCCCGCATCGTCGATCTATCCCATCACATCACCCCGCATCGCATCGATGAAGCCGCCTATTGTTTACGGTCCTGCTACAGGTATTTCCCTGAGGGGACGGTGCATGTCGCGGTAGTCGATCCGGGAGTCGGGAGCGGCCGCCGGGCGATTCTCGTGAAAACGGCTCGGTACTATTTTGTGGCTCCGGACAACGGCCTCTTGACGCCGATTTTCACCGAGGAGCCGGACGCCGAGATCTGGCAATTGGAGAACCGGCAGTACCGGCTGGAGTCGCAGGGCGCCACGTTCCATGGCCGGGATGTGTTTGCGCCGGCTGCCGCCTGGTTGAGCACAGGACTGCACGCAGGGGTATTCGGACCGCCGGTATCCGATCCGGTCACGATCGATTGGC
The Nitrospira sp. genome window above contains:
- the carB gene encoding carbamoyl-phosphate synthase large subunit; translation: MPRRTDIKSILLIGSGPIVIGQACEFDYSGTQACKALREEGFKVILINSNPATIMTDPELADRTYVEPITLDVVEKVIERERPDALLPTMGGQTALNATMGLVKRGVLDKYGVKLIGASAEAIHKAEDREAFKQAMERIGLKVPESGTAHTRDEATKILEKVGFPAIIRPSFTMGGTGGNIAYNREEFEKLIDWALAMSPVSQVLIERSLIGWKEYELEVMRDLKDNVVIVCPIENLDPMGVHTGDSITVAPAMTLTDKEYQRMRDAALRIIREIGVDTGGSNIQFGLNPDNGEMIIIEMNPRVSRSSALASKATGFPIAKIAAKLAVGYTLDEITNDITGVTKASFEPTIDYVVVKIPRFAFQKFKGADPTLTTQMKSVGEVMAIGRTFKESLQKAIRSLELDLNGLASRLGIDRGIPAEFNRTEALEKIRRTLKTPLPERLWYLADGIRLGMTNEELFAITKIDPWFLEQIRDLIGFEQRLQTQAGNASAALAGGLLWEAKEWGFSDDRIGQLLGVEAAVVRKARMGSGPSARSVTYKRVDTCAAEFEAHTPYLYSTYGSECESRPSDRKKVVILGGGPNRIGQGIEFDYCCVHAAMALRDEGVETIMVNCNPETVSTDYDTSDRLYFEPLTEEDVLNIVHREQPLGVVLQFGGQTPLKLALPLSKAGVNILGTSPEAIDRAEDRERFRDLLNKLGLRQAESGMARSVEEAVQIAGTISYPVMVRPSYVLGGRSMQIVYDEGGLLEYMRSAVKASPKHPVLIDKYLADAIEIDADAISDGKTVVVAGIMEHIEEAGVHSGDSACSLPPYTLDKALVNEIERQMKALAIELGVVGLMNAQFAVKDKTVYVLEVNPRGSRTVPFVSKAIGAPLAKLAMKVMLGKSLSELGFTAAPQPKHLSVKEAVFPFNKFPGVDVLLGPEMKSTGEVMGIDSDFGWAFAKSQAGAGSSLPKSGTAFISVKDTDRPAAWDVATRLRKLGFQIQATSGTAGFLKEQGVEVEVVHKVKEGRPHVVDHIKNGMVALVVNTVRTASAHTDSLSIRREALQKGVPYYTTMRGALAAVMGIEALTKKELSIRSLQEYHRG
- a CDS encoding SAM-dependent chlorinase/fluorinase encodes the protein MPSALPLITLLTDFGERDWFVASMKGVILSINPAARIVDLSHHITPHRIDEAAYCLRSCYRYFPEGTVHVAVVDPGVGSGRRAILVKTARYYFVAPDNGLLTPIFTEEPDAEIWQLENRQYRLESQGATFHGRDVFAPAAAWLSTGLHAGVFGPPVSDPVTIDWPQPMVEGARVRGHIVYVDCFGNAISNITSAHVMAVQAGIGSASVTIRLLDHRIEGLVGSYQAGRSGAPCGLINSNGVLEVFVKEGSAASLLGVSVGAPIVISRE
- the greA gene encoding transcription elongation factor GreA, with protein sequence MPTPITKKGFEALKAELDRLRKVERPNVIEAIAEARAHGDLSENAEYDAAKERQGFIESRIIEIESKLADARVVEIAAGRITETVVFGSTVLVIEQESQSKKQYTLVGQDEADMKFNKISIQSPVGRALIGKRVGDFVEVTTPVKMVEYEVVEIKFEEL